The Streptomyces sp. Alt3 genome has a segment encoding these proteins:
- the aroC gene encoding chorismate synthase, with protein MSRLRWLTAGESHGPALVATLEGLPAGIPVTTEMVADALARRRLGYGRGARMKFERDEVTFLGGVRHGLTMGSPVAVMVGNTEWPKWEQVMSADPVDPDVLAEQARNAPLTRPRPGHADLAGMQKYGFDEARPVLERASARETAARVALGAVARSYLKETAGIEIVSHVVELAAAKAPYGVYPKPSDVERLDADPVRCLDAEASKAMVEEIDQAHKDGDTLGGVVEVLAYGVPVGLGSHVHWDRRLDARLAAALMGIQAIKGVEVGDGFDLARVPGSKAHDEIVATPDGIRRTSGRSGGTEGGLTTGELLRVRAAMKPIATVPRALATVDVVTGEAAKAHHQRSDVCAVPAAGIVAEAMVALVLADAVAEKFGGDSVAETHRNVQSYLSHLQIR; from the coding sequence TTGAGCAGGTTGCGCTGGCTGACCGCCGGAGAGTCGCACGGCCCCGCACTGGTGGCGACGCTGGAGGGTCTTCCCGCCGGTATCCCCGTCACCACGGAGATGGTGGCGGACGCGCTCGCCAGGCGACGGCTCGGTTACGGGCGCGGCGCCCGGATGAAGTTCGAGAGGGACGAGGTCACCTTCCTCGGCGGTGTCCGGCACGGCCTGACCATGGGATCGCCCGTCGCCGTCATGGTGGGCAACACCGAGTGGCCCAAGTGGGAACAGGTCATGTCGGCCGACCCGGTCGACCCCGACGTACTGGCCGAGCAGGCGCGCAACGCCCCGCTGACCCGCCCCCGCCCCGGTCACGCCGACCTGGCGGGCATGCAGAAGTACGGCTTCGACGAGGCCCGGCCGGTCCTGGAGCGCGCCAGCGCCCGGGAGACCGCGGCCCGCGTCGCTCTCGGCGCCGTCGCCCGCTCCTACCTCAAGGAGACCGCGGGCATCGAGATCGTCTCCCACGTCGTCGAGCTGGCCGCGGCCAAGGCGCCCTACGGTGTCTACCCGAAGCCCTCCGACGTCGAGCGGCTCGACGCCGACCCCGTGCGCTGTCTGGACGCCGAGGCGTCGAAGGCCATGGTCGAGGAGATCGACCAGGCCCACAAGGACGGCGACACCCTCGGGGGAGTCGTCGAGGTGCTCGCCTACGGCGTCCCCGTCGGCCTCGGCTCGCACGTCCACTGGGACCGCAGGCTCGACGCCCGCCTCGCCGCCGCCCTGATGGGCATCCAGGCCATCAAGGGCGTCGAGGTCGGTGACGGCTTCGACCTCGCCAGGGTGCCCGGTTCCAAGGCGCACGACGAGATCGTGGCCACCCCGGACGGCATCAGGCGCACCTCCGGCCGCTCCGGCGGCACCGAGGGCGGGCTGACCACCGGTGAGCTGCTGCGGGTCCGCGCCGCCATGAAGCCCATCGCGACCGTGCCCCGCGCGCTCGCCACCGTCGACGTCGTGACCGGCGAGGCGGCCAAGGCCCACCACCAGCGTTCCGACGTGTGCGCCGTCCCGGCCGCCGGGATCGTCGCGGAGGCGATGGTCGCCCTGGTGCTGGCCGACGCGGTCGCCGAGAAGTTCGGCGGCGACAGTGTGGCCGAGACCCACCGCAACGTGCAGTCGTACCTCTCCCACCTCCAGATCCGGTGA
- the aroB gene encoding 3-dehydroquinate synthase — protein sequence MSAPLIVLVGPMGVGKSTVGELLADRLGTTYRDTDADVVAEAGKSIAEIFFDEGEERFRALERQAVRDAVAEHPGVLALGGGTVLDESTRALLAGHRVVYLSMDVDEAVRRVGLNTARPLLAVNPRRQWRELMDARRHLYEEVAGATVATDERTPEEVAQAVLDATGLPERTAAAVPAGQENPTMTEQGTTRIQIAGTAGTDPYEVLVGHQLLGELPNLIGDRVKRVAVLHPEALAGTGEAIREDLAAQGYEAIAIQLPNAEEAKTVEVAAYCWKALGQTGFTRTDVIVGVGGGATTDVAGFVAASWLRGVRWIAVPTTVLAMVDAAVGGKTGINTAEGKNLVGAFHPPAGVLCDLAALDSLPVNDYVSGMAEIIKAGFIADPVILDLVEADPEGARTPAGPHTAELIERSIRVKAEVVSSDLKESGLREILNYGHTLAHAIEKNERYKWRHGAAVSVGMVFAAELGRLAGRLDDATADRHRAVLESVGLPLTYRGDQWPKLLENMKVDKKSRGDLLRFIVLDGIGKPAVLEGPDPAVLLAAYGEVSA from the coding sequence GTGAGCGCCCCGCTGATCGTCCTGGTCGGCCCGATGGGGGTCGGCAAGTCGACCGTGGGCGAACTGCTCGCCGACCGGCTCGGAACCACCTACCGCGACACCGACGCGGACGTCGTCGCCGAGGCGGGCAAGTCGATCGCGGAGATCTTCTTCGACGAGGGCGAGGAGCGGTTCCGCGCCCTGGAACGCCAGGCCGTGCGGGACGCGGTCGCCGAGCATCCGGGCGTCCTCGCGCTCGGCGGCGGCACGGTGCTCGACGAATCGACCCGTGCGCTGCTCGCCGGCCACCGGGTCGTCTACCTGTCGATGGACGTGGACGAGGCCGTGAGGCGGGTCGGGCTGAACACCGCCCGCCCGCTGCTCGCAGTCAATCCGCGACGGCAGTGGCGTGAACTCATGGACGCCAGGCGCCATCTGTACGAGGAAGTCGCCGGCGCCACCGTCGCGACCGACGAACGCACCCCCGAAGAGGTCGCCCAGGCGGTCCTCGACGCAACAGGACTGCCGGAGCGTACGGCCGCGGCCGTGCCGGCCGGCCAGGAGAACCCCACGATGACCGAGCAGGGCACCACCCGTATCCAGATCGCCGGCACGGCGGGCACCGACCCCTACGAGGTGCTCGTCGGCCACCAGCTCCTCGGTGAGCTGCCGAACCTCATCGGTGACCGGGTCAAGCGGGTCGCCGTCCTGCACCCCGAGGCGCTCGCCGGGACCGGTGAGGCGATCCGTGAGGACCTCGCGGCCCAGGGCTACGAGGCCATCGCGATCCAGCTGCCGAACGCCGAGGAGGCCAAGACCGTCGAGGTCGCCGCCTACTGCTGGAAGGCGCTGGGCCAGACCGGTTTCACCCGCACCGACGTCATCGTCGGCGTCGGCGGCGGTGCCACCACCGACGTCGCCGGCTTCGTCGCCGCGTCCTGGCTGCGCGGGGTCCGCTGGATCGCCGTCCCGACGACCGTGCTCGCCATGGTCGACGCCGCGGTCGGCGGGAAGACGGGCATCAACACCGCCGAGGGCAAGAACCTCGTCGGCGCCTTCCACCCGCCCGCCGGGGTGCTCTGCGACCTCGCCGCGCTGGACTCGCTCCCCGTCAACGACTACGTCTCCGGCATGGCCGAGATCATCAAGGCCGGATTCATCGCCGACCCCGTGATCCTCGACCTGGTGGAGGCGGACCCGGAGGGCGCCCGTACGCCCGCCGGACCGCACACCGCGGAGCTGATCGAGCGCTCCATCCGGGTCAAGGCCGAGGTCGTCTCCAGCGACCTCAAGGAGTCCGGCCTCAGGGAGATCCTCAACTACGGGCACACCCTGGCCCACGCCATCGAGAAGAACGAGCGCTACAAGTGGCGCCACGGCGCCGCCGTCTCCGTCGGCATGGTGTTCGCCGCCGAGCTGGGCCGGCTCGCCGGACGTCTCGACGACGCCACCGCCGACCGGCACCGCGCCGTCCTGGAGTCCGTCGGACTGCCGCTCACCTACCGCGGTGACCAGTGGCCCAAGCTCCTGGAGAACATGAAGGTCGACAAGAAGTCCCGCGGCGACCTGCTGCGCTTCATCGTCCTGGACGGCATCGGCAAGCCCGCAGTCCTGGAGGGCCCCGACCCGGCCGTCCTGCTCGCCGCCTACGGGGAGGTCTCCGCGTGA
- the aroQ gene encoding type II 3-dehydroquinate dehydratase, giving the protein MTARRVLVLNGPNLGRLGSREPDVYGATSYAGLVEACQVLGKELGFDVDVRETNDEGELIRWLHEAADGSVPVVLNPGAFTHYSYGMRDAAAQRTAPLIEVHISNPYAREEFRHTSVVAPVATGTVAGFGIGSYRLALRALADELTG; this is encoded by the coding sequence GTGACGGCCCGCAGGGTCCTCGTCCTCAACGGACCGAACCTGGGCCGTCTCGGTTCCCGCGAGCCCGACGTCTACGGGGCGACGTCCTACGCCGGTCTCGTGGAGGCCTGCCAGGTCCTCGGCAAGGAGCTCGGCTTCGACGTCGACGTCCGCGAGACCAACGACGAGGGCGAACTCATCCGCTGGCTCCACGAGGCCGCGGACGGTTCGGTTCCGGTCGTCCTCAACCCGGGTGCCTTCACGCACTATTCGTACGGAATGCGTGACGCGGCGGCCCAGCGCACCGCCCCGCTGATCGAGGTGCACATCTCGAATCCGTACGCACGGGAGGAGTTCCGCCACACCTCGGTGGTCGCCCCGGTGGCCACCGGCACCGTGGCCGGGTTCGGGATCGGCTCCTACCGGCTGGCCCTGAGGGCCCTCGCGGACGAACTGACGGGCTGA
- a CDS encoding Pro-rich N-terminal domain-containing protein codes for MQHAVGAPLPPPQGSGNGPWTTQAQHSGHPGLPGPPLPPPAPGHQPPAPQHAPVPPSRETTGHIQLPPGGPVPLPAPPAEPGTGAATLAVLLIGPAGAGKTTVAKLWAGRRRVPTAHVSLDDVREWVCSGFADPQAGWNDHSEAQYRLARRTCGFAARNFLANGISCILDDAVFPDRPVVGLGGWKRHVGPGLLPVVLLPGLEVVLERNAARSGNRRLSDEEVARIHGRMAGWYGSGLPIIDNSTYDVETTARVLDDVLARSIASPPAW; via the coding sequence ATGCAGCACGCAGTGGGGGCCCCGCTGCCGCCGCCCCAGGGTTCCGGGAACGGACCGTGGACGACGCAGGCCCAGCACTCAGGCCACCCCGGCCTCCCGGGGCCGCCTCTTCCTCCCCCGGCGCCCGGCCATCAGCCCCCGGCGCCCCAGCACGCCCCGGTGCCCCCTTCGCGGGAGACCACCGGGCACATCCAGCTGCCGCCCGGCGGCCCCGTCCCGCTGCCCGCGCCTCCCGCCGAGCCTGGGACCGGTGCGGCGACCCTGGCCGTGCTCCTCATCGGACCCGCCGGAGCCGGCAAGACCACGGTCGCCAAGCTCTGGGCGGGCCGCCGCCGCGTCCCCACCGCGCACGTCTCCCTGGACGACGTCCGCGAGTGGGTCTGCTCCGGCTTCGCCGACCCGCAGGCCGGATGGAACGACCACTCCGAGGCCCAGTACCGGCTGGCCCGGCGTACCTGCGGCTTCGCCGCCCGTAACTTCCTCGCCAACGGCATCTCCTGCATCCTCGACGACGCGGTCTTCCCCGACCGGCCCGTCGTCGGTCTCGGCGGCTGGAAGCGCCATGTGGGTCCCGGGCTCCTGCCCGTGGTCCTCCTGCCCGGTCTGGAGGTCGTCCTCGAGCGCAACGCGGCTCGCAGCGGGAACCGCAGGCTCTCCGACGAGGAGGTCGCCCGGATCCACGGCCGGATGGCCGGCTGGTACGGCTCCGGCCTGCCGATCATCGACAACTCCACCTACGACGTCGAGACGACCGCGCGGGTCCTCGACGACGTCCTGGCCCGCTCCATAGCAAGCCCGCCGGCCTGGTAG
- a CDS encoding M24 family metallopeptidase — protein MSEVYAVRRGLLRDRFAAAGSAAALVSRPANVRYLAGGAPPGAVLLLGPGEDVLLCPRAPAGAPPHGRPDEQLRLTVLPDDDGDPVVVAAGLTGGLHADSLAVEEHDLTVARHRAMAAVAPRLRLGDLGSTVEQLRLVKDEEEIACLRIAAEITDQALGELLESILVGRTERHLALELERRLVDHGADGPAFATSVGTGPHSGQGRHRPTDRRVEEGDFLSVCLGANYRGYRCEIGRTFVIGTSPADWQIELYDLVFAAQKAGREALLPGAAYRDVDRAARHLLDSAGHSDGLPPRTGHGVGLEIDEDPQLAPTAMGKLDACVPVTVEPGVHLPGRGGVRIDDTLVVRPEADGGPELLTITTKELLAL, from the coding sequence ATGTCAGAGGTGTACGCCGTCCGACGCGGGCTGCTGCGGGACCGGTTCGCCGCCGCCGGATCCGCGGCCGCCCTGGTCTCCCGACCCGCCAACGTCCGCTATCTCGCGGGGGGCGCCCCGCCCGGCGCCGTGCTGCTGCTCGGCCCCGGTGAGGACGTCCTGCTCTGCCCCCGGGCACCGGCCGGGGCCCCACCCCACGGGCGCCCCGACGAACAGCTTCGACTGACCGTCCTGCCTGACGACGACGGCGACCCGGTCGTCGTGGCGGCCGGCCTCACCGGCGGTCTGCACGCGGACTCCCTCGCGGTCGAGGAGCACGACCTGACGGTCGCCCGCCACCGCGCCATGGCCGCCGTCGCCCCCCGTCTGCGCCTGGGCGACCTCGGGAGCACCGTCGAACAGCTGCGCCTGGTGAAGGACGAGGAGGAGATCGCCTGTCTGCGGATCGCCGCGGAGATCACCGACCAGGCCCTCGGAGAACTCCTCGAATCCATCCTGGTCGGGCGCACCGAACGCCACCTCGCCCTGGAGCTGGAGCGCCGGCTGGTGGACCACGGCGCCGACGGCCCGGCCTTCGCCACCTCCGTCGGCACGGGCCCCCACTCGGGGCAGGGGCGTCACCGGCCCACCGACCGCCGGGTCGAGGAAGGCGATTTCCTTTCCGTCTGCCTCGGAGCGAACTACCGCGGATACCGCTGCGAGATCGGCCGGACGTTCGTCATCGGCACCAGTCCCGCGGACTGGCAGATCGAGCTCTACGACCTTGTTTTCGCCGCTCAGAAGGCCGGACGGGAGGCCTTGCTCCCCGGGGCCGCCTACCGTGACGTGGACCGCGCGGCCAGGCATCTGCTGGACTCGGCGGGCCACTCGGACGGCCTCCCGCCCCGCACCGGGCACGGTGTCGGACTCGAAATCGACGAGGACCCGCAGTTGGCACCGACAGCCATGGGTAAACTGGACGCTTGCGTGCCGGTCACCGTCGAACCGGGGGTCCACCTCCCGGGCCGGGGCGGTGTCCGGATCGATGACACGCTCGTCGTGCGCCCCGAGGCGGACGGCGGACCCGAGCTACTCACCATTACGACCAAGGAGCTGCTCGCGCTCTAG
- the efp gene encoding elongation factor P — MASTNDLKNGLVLKLDGGQLWSVVEFQHVKPGKGPAFVRTKLKNVLSGKVVDKTFNAGVKVETATIDRRDMQFSYMDGEYFVFMDMDTYDQLMVDRKSVGDAANFLIEGFTASVAQHEGEVLYVELPAAVELTIQHTDPGVQGDRSTGGTKPATLETGYEIGVPLFITTGEKIKVDTRSGDYLGRVNS, encoded by the coding sequence GTGGCTTCCACGAACGACCTCAAGAACGGCCTGGTGCTCAAGCTCGACGGAGGCCAGCTCTGGTCCGTCGTCGAGTTCCAGCACGTCAAGCCCGGCAAGGGCCCCGCCTTCGTGCGCACCAAGCTCAAGAACGTGCTCTCCGGCAAGGTCGTCGACAAGACGTTCAACGCCGGCGTGAAGGTCGAAACGGCCACCATCGACCGCCGGGACATGCAGTTCTCGTACATGGACGGCGAGTACTTCGTCTTCATGGACATGGACACGTACGACCAGCTCATGGTCGACCGCAAGTCCGTCGGCGACGCCGCCAACTTCCTGATCGAGGGCTTCACCGCCTCCGTCGCCCAGCACGAGGGCGAGGTGCTCTACGTCGAGCTGCCCGCCGCGGTCGAGCTGACCATCCAGCACACCGACCCGGGCGTCCAGGGCGACCGCTCCACCGGTGGCACCAAGCCCGCCACCCTGGAGACCGGCTACGAGATCGGTGTCCCGCTCTTCATCACCACCGGCGAGAAGATCAAGGTCGACACCCGCTCGGGCGACTACCTCGGCCGGGTGAACAGCTAA
- the nusB gene encoding transcription antitermination factor NusB → MAARNKARKRAFQILFEADQRGESVQTVLADWVRLSRTDDRQPPVGEFTMELVEGYAQYADRIDDLIVTYAVDWEIDRMPVVDRSILRLGAYELIWMDSTPDAVVIDEAVQLAKEFSTDDSPAFVNGLLARFKDLKPNLRREQ, encoded by the coding sequence GTGGCTGCCCGGAACAAGGCCCGCAAGCGCGCCTTCCAGATCCTCTTCGAGGCCGACCAGCGCGGCGAGTCCGTGCAGACGGTCCTCGCGGACTGGGTACGGCTCTCGCGGACCGACGACCGTCAGCCGCCGGTCGGCGAATTCACGATGGAGCTGGTCGAGGGGTACGCGCAGTACGCGGACCGGATCGACGACCTCATCGTCACCTATGCCGTGGACTGGGAGATCGACCGCATGCCGGTCGTCGACCGGAGCATCCTGAGGCTCGGCGCGTACGAGCTGATCTGGATGGACTCGACCCCGGACGCCGTGGTGATCGACGAGGCGGTCCAGCTCGCCAAGGAGTTCTCCACGGACGACTCCCCGGCCTTCGTGAACGGCCTGCTGGCCCGGTTCAAGGACCTCAAGCCGAATCTCCGCCGGGAGCAGTGA
- the bldD gene encoding transcriptional regulator BldD, whose protein sequence is MSSEYAKQLGAKLRAIRTQQGLSLHGVEEKSQGRWKAVVVGSYERGDRAVTVQRLAELADFYGVPVQELLPGTTPGGAAEPPPKLVLDLERLAHVPPEKAGPLQRYAATIQSQRGDYNGKVLSIRQDDLRTLAVIYDQSPSVLTEQLISWGVLDADARRAVAHDEG, encoded by the coding sequence ATGTCCAGCGAATACGCAAAGCAGCTCGGGGCCAAGCTCCGCGCCATCCGCACCCAGCAGGGTCTCTCCCTCCACGGCGTGGAGGAGAAGTCGCAGGGCCGCTGGAAGGCCGTCGTGGTCGGTTCCTACGAGCGCGGCGACCGCGCCGTGACCGTGCAGCGCCTTGCCGAGCTGGCCGACTTCTACGGCGTCCCGGTGCAGGAGCTCCTGCCCGGCACGACCCCCGGCGGCGCCGCGGAGCCGCCGCCGAAGCTGGTCCTCGACCTGGAGCGTCTGGCCCACGTGCCGCCGGAGAAGGCCGGGCCCCTCCAGCGTTACGCCGCGACGATCCAGAGCCAGCGTGGTGACTACAACGGCAAGGTGCTCTCGATCCGCCAGGACGACCTGCGCACGCTGGCCGTGATCTACGACCAGTCGCCGTCCGTGCTCACGGAGCAGCTGATCAGCTGGGGCGTGCTGGACGCCGACGCGCGTCGCGCGGTGGCGCACGACGAGGGCTGA
- the pyrR gene encoding bifunctional pyr operon transcriptional regulator/uracil phosphoribosyltransferase PyrR, protein MDAQHDHTGNAARPVLEAPDIARALTRIAHEIVERAKGADDVVLLGIPTRGVFLAGRLAEKLEEITGRKTPVGSLDITMYRDDLRMRPARALARTEIPGEGIENRLVVLVDDVLFSGRTIRAALDALGDIGRPRAVQLAVLVDRGHRELPIRADYVGKNLPTSLRETVKVQLAEEDGRDAVLLGVKQTVPAGEQ, encoded by the coding sequence ATGGACGCACAGCATGACCACACCGGCAATGCGGCACGCCCCGTTCTCGAGGCTCCCGACATCGCCCGGGCACTGACCCGAATCGCCCACGAGATCGTCGAACGCGCCAAGGGCGCCGACGACGTGGTGCTGCTCGGCATCCCGACACGAGGGGTCTTCCTCGCGGGCCGACTGGCCGAAAAGCTCGAGGAGATCACCGGCCGGAAGACGCCGGTCGGGTCACTCGACATCACGATGTACCGCGACGACCTGCGGATGCGCCCCGCGCGCGCCCTGGCACGCACCGAGATCCCCGGTGAGGGCATCGAGAACCGCCTCGTCGTCCTGGTCGACGACGTGCTCTTCTCCGGACGCACGATCCGCGCCGCACTCGACGCGCTCGGCGACATCGGCCGTCCGCGTGCCGTACAGCTCGCGGTCCTCGTCGACCGCGGCCACCGCGAACTGCCGATCCGCGCCGACTACGTCGGCAAGAACCTCCCCACGTCGCTGCGGGAGACGGTCAAGGTCCAGCTCGCCGAGGAGGACGGCCGCGACGCCGTGCTGCTCGGTGTCAAGCAGACCGTTCCGGCAGGCGAGCAGTAG
- a CDS encoding aspartate carbamoyltransferase catalytic subunit: MLRPHGDNPRTPRHLISAADLTRDDAVLILDTAEEMARVADRPIKKLPTLRGRTVVNLFFEDSTRTRISFEAAAKRLSADVINFSAKGSSVSKGESLKDTALTLEAMGADAVVIRHGASGAPYRLATSGWIDSAVVNAGDGTHEHPTQALLDAFTMRRRLVGPDAGIGRDLDGRRITIVGDILHSRVARSNVHLLHTLGAHVTLVAPPTLVPVGVEQWPCDVSYRLDDVLPKSDAVMMLRVQRERMNAAYFPTEREYSRRYGLDGERMARMPEHAIVMHPGPMVRGMEITAAVADSDRCTAVEQVANGVSTRMAVLYLLLGGSETALPSAAARTEENK, translated from the coding sequence ATGCTGCGCCCTCACGGGGACAATCCCCGGACCCCCCGTCACCTGATCTCGGCCGCAGACCTCACCCGCGACGACGCCGTCCTGATCCTCGACACCGCCGAGGAGATGGCCAGGGTCGCGGACCGGCCGATCAAGAAGCTCCCCACCCTGCGTGGACGAACGGTCGTCAACCTCTTCTTCGAGGACTCGACCCGGACGCGGATCTCCTTCGAGGCCGCCGCCAAGCGCCTCTCCGCCGACGTCATCAACTTCTCCGCGAAGGGCTCGTCCGTCTCCAAGGGCGAGTCCCTCAAGGACACCGCCCTGACCCTGGAGGCCATGGGCGCCGACGCCGTCGTCATCCGGCACGGCGCCTCAGGCGCCCCGTACCGCCTCGCGACCTCGGGCTGGATCGACAGCGCGGTCGTCAACGCCGGTGACGGCACGCACGAGCACCCCACCCAGGCGCTGCTGGACGCGTTCACCATGCGCCGCCGGCTGGTCGGGCCCGACGCGGGGATCGGCCGCGACCTGGACGGCCGCCGGATCACGATCGTCGGCGACATCCTGCACAGCCGCGTGGCCCGCTCCAACGTCCACCTGCTGCACACGCTCGGCGCGCACGTCACGCTGGTCGCGCCTCCCACCCTCGTGCCGGTCGGCGTCGAGCAGTGGCCCTGCGACGTCAGCTACCGGCTCGACGACGTGCTGCCGAAGTCGGACGCGGTCATGATGCTCCGTGTGCAGCGTGAGCGGATGAACGCCGCCTACTTCCCGACCGAGCGCGAGTACTCACGGCGCTACGGCCTGGACGGCGAGCGCATGGCGAGGATGCCCGAGCACGCCATCGTGATGCACCCCGGCCCGATGGTCCGCGGCATGGAGATCACGGCCGCGGTCGCGGACTCCGACCGCTGCACCGCCGTCGAACAGGTCGCGAACGGCGTCTCCACCCGCATGGCCGTCCTGTACCTGCTGCTGGGCGGTTCCGAGACCGCCCTGCCGTCCGCCGCCGCCCGTACCGAGGAGAACAAGTAA
- a CDS encoding dihydroorotase — protein sequence MSKILIRGAKVLGGEPQDVLIEGENIVATGTGLDAEGATVIEAAGQILLPGLVDLHTHLREPGREDSETVLTGTKAAAVGGFTAVHAMANTFPVADTAGVVEQVWRLGKESGYCDVQPVGAVTVGLEGKQLAELGAMHDSAAGVKVFSDDGKCVDDAVIMRRALEYVKAFDGVVAQHAQEPRLTEGAQMNEGVVSAELGLGGWPAVAEESIIARDVLLAAHVGSRVHICHLSTAGSVEIIRWAKSKGWDVTAEVTPHHLLLTDELVRTYNPVYKVNPPLRTEADVMALREALADGTIDCVATDHAPHPHEDKDCEWAAAAMGMVGLETALSVVQQTMVDTGLLDWAGVADRMSLRPAAIGRLEGHGRPVSAGEPANLTLVDPAYRGAVDPAGFASRSRNTPYEGRELPGRVTHTFLRGRATVVDGKLA from the coding sequence ATGAGCAAGATCCTGATCCGCGGCGCGAAGGTCCTCGGCGGAGAGCCGCAGGACGTCCTCATCGAGGGCGAGAACATCGTCGCCACCGGTACCGGGCTCGACGCCGAGGGCGCCACCGTGATCGAGGCGGCCGGCCAGATCCTGCTGCCCGGCCTCGTCGACCTGCACACCCATCTGCGTGAGCCGGGACGCGAGGACTCCGAGACCGTCCTCACCGGCACCAAGGCGGCCGCGGTCGGCGGCTTCACCGCCGTACACGCCATGGCCAACACCTTCCCCGTCGCCGACACCGCCGGCGTCGTCGAGCAGGTCTGGCGGCTCGGCAAGGAGTCCGGCTACTGCGACGTACAGCCCGTCGGCGCCGTCACCGTGGGCCTGGAGGGCAAGCAGCTCGCCGAGCTCGGCGCCATGCACGACTCCGCCGCAGGAGTGAAGGTCTTCTCCGACGACGGCAAGTGCGTCGACGACGCGGTGATCATGCGCCGCGCGCTGGAGTACGTGAAGGCCTTCGACGGGGTCGTCGCCCAGCACGCCCAGGAGCCCCGCCTCACCGAGGGCGCCCAGATGAACGAGGGCGTCGTCTCCGCCGAGCTCGGTCTCGGCGGCTGGCCCGCGGTCGCCGAGGAGTCGATCATCGCCCGCGACGTGCTCCTCGCCGCCCACGTCGGCTCCCGCGTCCACATCTGCCACCTGTCGACCGCCGGCTCCGTGGAGATCATCCGCTGGGCCAAGTCCAAGGGCTGGGACGTCACCGCCGAGGTGACCCCGCACCACCTGCTGCTCACCGACGAACTCGTACGGACCTACAACCCGGTCTACAAGGTGAACCCGCCGCTGCGCACCGAGGCCGACGTCATGGCCCTGCGCGAGGCCCTCGCCGACGGCACCATCGACTGCGTGGCCACCGACCACGCACCGCACCCGCACGAGGACAAGGACTGCGAGTGGGCCGCCGCCGCCATGGGCATGGTGGGCCTGGAGACCGCGCTCTCCGTGGTCCAGCAGACGATGGTGGACACCGGGCTCCTCGACTGGGCGGGCGTCGCCGACCGCATGTCGCTGCGCCCCGCGGCCATCGGCAGGCTCGAAGGACACGGCCGGCCCGTCTCGGCGGGTGAGCCCGCCAACCTCACCCTGGTCGATCCGGCATACCGTGGAGCAGTGGACCCCGCGGGCTTCGCCTCCCGCAGCCGCAACACTCCGTACGAGGGTCGCGAGCTGCCCGGCCGAGTGACCCACACCTTCCTGCGGGGCCGTGCCACGGTCGTCGACGGGAAGCTCGCGTGA
- a CDS encoding PH-like domain-containing protein, with translation MTTLNPTHQLYRLAAEQKSAEVTDWSARISWVLGLVVLIAFVYWLMRQGWKWRGSLQSGLPELATTPEGFADGETLLTLTGRYHASTTAGQWLDRIVAHGLGTRSRTELTLTGQGLDVVRPGAADFFVPAAALREARLDKALAGKVLPEGGLLVITWAHGDQLIDSGFRSDHAAEHQAWVDAVNHLAGTVGDHLTSTTTSTTEGTAR, from the coding sequence GTGACAACACTCAACCCCACTCATCAGCTGTACCGGCTGGCCGCCGAGCAGAAGTCGGCCGAGGTGACGGACTGGTCCGCCCGCATCAGCTGGGTTCTCGGACTGGTCGTCCTCATCGCGTTCGTCTACTGGCTGATGCGCCAGGGATGGAAGTGGCGGGGCAGCCTTCAGTCGGGCCTGCCCGAGCTCGCGACGACCCCCGAGGGCTTCGCCGACGGTGAGACCCTTCTCACCCTCACCGGCCGCTACCACGCCTCGACGACCGCCGGACAGTGGCTCGACCGGATCGTGGCGCACGGCCTCGGCACCCGCAGCCGGACCGAGCTGACCCTGACCGGGCAGGGCCTCGACGTCGTACGCCCCGGCGCGGCCGACTTCTTCGTGCCGGCCGCCGCCCTGCGCGAGGCCAGGCTCGACAAGGCGCTCGCCGGGAAGGTCCTCCCCGAGGGCGGCCTGCTGGTCATCACCTGGGCGCACGGCGACCAGTTGATCGACTCGGGCTTCCGCTCCGACCACGCGGCCGAGCACCAGGCGTGGGTCGACGCCGTCAACCACCTCGCCGGCACGGTCGGCGACCACCTCACCAGCACCACCACCAGCACGACGGAAGGCACCGCACGATGA